A window from Hoeflea sp. IMCC20628 encodes these proteins:
- a CDS encoding DUF6626 family protein, translating to MQKTVLNEIYELLRTHGLVRSESEFSREWLGRSDCYMRTLRFKGTEPSVGSIAICASKLQHYGKRLAEKKSQSQLSGDFLRMSQECHLHINARAEMTWQKRPEWV from the coding sequence ATGCAGAAAACGGTTTTAAACGAGATTTACGAGCTGTTGAGAACTCATGGCTTGGTTCGGAGCGAAAGCGAATTCAGCAGGGAATGGCTGGGCAGAAGCGATTGCTACATGCGTACCCTGCGGTTTAAAGGTACGGAGCCAAGTGTGGGCAGCATTGCAATCTGCGCCAGCAAGCTACAGCATTATGGAAAGCGCTTGGCAGAGAAAAAGTCTCAGAGCCAGCTGTCAGGAGATTTCCTGCGGATGAGCCAAGAATGTCATCTGCACATCAACGCACGCGCTGAAATGACATGGCAAAAACGCCCGGAATGGGTCTGA
- a CDS encoding IS3 family transposase (programmed frameshift) gives MSTAKFSDDFKRDAVHQIVERGYPVAEVSQRLGVSPHSLYAWKKRFSQPSGGDDKDAEIRRLKRELTRVIEERDILKKANRVFRQGCKVRYAFVAEHRPLFSVRAMCRCLRIQPSGFYAWLKHPLSKRAREDVRQTELIHKAWKDSGKVYGYRKLHDDLLDQGETCCPNRVARLATLAGITAQIGYKRRPGSYGGKPSLVVDNTLDRQFDVDVPDRAWVTDITYIRTQEGFAYLAVVIDLYSRRVVGWSMQSRQTTDVVLQALLMAVWRRKPKNRVLIHSDQGSQFTSMDWAAFLRAHNLEHSMSRRGNCHDNAVAESFFNLLKRERIRRRTYKTRTEARQDVFDYIEMFYNPTRKHVRNGMLSPVEFERQQRTKTEGV, from the exons ATGAGCACAGCCAAATTCAGTGACGATTTTAAACGCGATGCTGTTCATCAGATCGTTGAGCGCGGTTATCCAGTTGCGGAGGTTTCACAGCGGCTGGGCGTCAGCCCGCATTCGCTCTACGCGTGGAAGAAGAGGTTCTCACAGCCATCGGGCGGCGACGACAAAGATGCCGAGATCAGACGGCTGAAACGCGAACTGACCAGGGTCATCGAGGAGCGCGACATCCTAAAAAAAGCCA ACCGCGTATTTCGCCAGGGATGCAAAGTGAGATACGCGTTCGTGGCCGAGCATCGCCCGCTGTTCTCTGTGCGGGCGATGTGCCGGTGTCTGCGCATCCAACCTAGCGGCTTCTATGCCTGGCTGAAGCACCCGTTGAGCAAACGGGCTCGCGAAGACGTGCGCCAGACCGAGCTCATTCACAAAGCATGGAAGGACAGCGGCAAGGTTTATGGCTATCGCAAACTCCACGATGATCTGCTGGATCAGGGCGAAACGTGCTGTCCGAACCGCGTTGCACGTCTGGCCACACTGGCGGGCATCACAGCGCAGATCGGTTACAAGCGTAGGCCGGGCAGCTACGGCGGCAAACCGTCATTGGTGGTGGACAACACGCTAGACCGGCAGTTCGACGTGGACGTGCCAGACAGGGCCTGGGTCACTGACATCACCTACATCCGTACTCAAGAAGGTTTCGCCTACCTCGCCGTCGTTATCGATCTCTACTCCCGCCGTGTCGTCGGCTGGTCGATGCAAAGCCGCCAGACAACGGATGTTGTCCTGCAAGCATTGCTCATGGCCGTTTGGCGAAGGAAGCCGAAGAACAGGGTGCTGATCCATTCGGACCAGGGCTCGCAGTTCACCAGCATGGACTGGGCTGCGTTTCTGCGCGCCCATAATCTTGAGCACTCAATGAGCCGGCGCGGCAACTGTCACGACAACGCTGTTGCCGAGAGCTTCTTCAACTTGCTCAAGCGCGAGCGGATACGACGACGGACTTACAAAACCCGAACCGAAGCGAGGCAGGATGTGTTCGACTACATCGAGATGTTCTACAATCCCACGCGCAAGCATGTGAGGAACGGGATGCTGTCACCCGTCGAGTTCGAACGGCAGCAGAGAACGAAGACAGAGGGTGTCTAG
- a CDS encoding bifunctional diguanylate cyclase/phosphodiesterase: protein MNISAFTTPAVRLHERLAVYAHPSAHVDNRAAQEFTGRFVSVIILAILVIPIFVVQFSLSGYPIVAAAMALCGAAMISTLWIYRIFGRSYIAGNLYIAFLFIFLTWQITHIDNIFAPGMAWYVSIPIISVLLSGYYYGFAWLFIVMVASLSTYISVAKDKVGAYDLHSFEFLYISSLITLEISVFIFISMIESARAAYHRRLERVNGIMKIRAETDELTSLYNRRAFNKLLIERSRRLPTDDQIVVMLFDIDGFKNINDTFGHDVGDKLLKKVAEELQAISSSHEGILARLGGDEFAMVISGEHLHSKAKAATTGALAIVHETIEVEGRHVDIGLSVGVAFGDASVDATELLHQADIAMYEAKRSGRSRTCEYDTALASNRRLRTELAEELRLAVREGRIEVAYQPIVDAKTRKLTGIEALCRWTRDNGSSVPPDEFIPIAEEYGLINDLGLHVLRTAARNALGWPDLKLSVNLSPVQFRCSTLVEDILRVLDEEGFPFERLELEVTEGWLIDNEDRAQPLITALQSVGITIALDDFGTGYSSIGYLRKYQFRRLKIDKSLVNNLIGDQKAQSIIQAIVLLAEGLSLAVTAEGVEKEEQARILHLIGCSNLQGYHFGKPQSASDIDLLCDRPKSSRPLLADIR, encoded by the coding sequence ATGAATATATCGGCATTCACCACGCCAGCAGTACGTCTTCATGAGCGGCTCGCCGTCTATGCGCATCCTTCCGCGCATGTAGACAACCGCGCCGCGCAGGAATTTACGGGCCGATTTGTTTCAGTCATAATTCTCGCTATACTCGTTATCCCCATTTTCGTCGTCCAGTTTAGCTTGTCTGGATACCCAATTGTCGCTGCTGCAATGGCCTTATGCGGTGCAGCGATGATTTCTACATTGTGGATTTACAGGATATTTGGCCGCAGCTATATTGCTGGAAATTTATATATAGCATTCCTATTCATATTTTTAACTTGGCAGATTACGCATATAGATAATATATTTGCGCCTGGGATGGCATGGTACGTATCCATTCCCATTATTTCTGTGCTTCTAAGTGGTTATTACTATGGTTTTGCATGGCTATTTATAGTTATGGTGGCGTCTTTATCAACTTACATTTCAGTTGCGAAAGATAAGGTAGGAGCGTACGATTTACATAGCTTTGAATTTCTGTACATCAGCAGCTTAATAACTCTGGAAATTTCCGTCTTCATCTTCATATCCATGATCGAATCTGCACGTGCTGCCTATCATCGACGACTAGAGCGCGTGAATGGAATCATGAAAATCCGTGCAGAAACCGACGAGTTAACAAGCCTCTATAATAGGCGTGCTTTCAACAAATTGCTCATAGAACGATCTCGTCGCCTACCGACGGATGATCAAATCGTGGTGATGCTCTTCGATATTGATGGTTTCAAAAATATCAATGACACATTCGGACACGATGTCGGTGACAAGCTTTTAAAGAAAGTTGCGGAAGAACTGCAAGCCATCAGCAGTTCTCACGAAGGAATACTAGCGCGTCTAGGTGGCGACGAGTTCGCGATGGTTATTTCGGGCGAGCACCTACACAGCAAGGCAAAAGCCGCAACGACTGGTGCGTTAGCGATTGTGCATGAAACGATTGAGGTAGAAGGTCGCCATGTTGATATCGGTCTTAGCGTGGGTGTTGCTTTTGGTGACGCTTCAGTCGACGCGACGGAGCTTTTGCACCAGGCAGATATCGCCATGTATGAAGCCAAGAGAAGCGGAAGAAGCCGCACCTGCGAATACGACACGGCTCTAGCGTCCAATAGGCGGCTGCGAACTGAGTTAGCGGAGGAGCTGCGTCTTGCTGTCCGTGAGGGAAGGATCGAGGTCGCGTACCAACCAATCGTTGACGCCAAAACGCGAAAATTGACGGGAATTGAGGCGTTATGTCGCTGGACACGAGATAATGGAAGCTCAGTTCCACCCGATGAATTCATACCGATTGCCGAAGAATATGGATTGATAAACGACTTGGGTCTGCACGTTTTGAGAACCGCCGCCAGGAATGCACTGGGCTGGCCTGACTTGAAACTCTCGGTAAATTTGTCACCTGTCCAATTTCGGTGTTCGACACTGGTGGAAGATATACTGAGAGTTTTGGACGAAGAAGGTTTCCCGTTCGAGCGGTTGGAACTCGAAGTTACCGAAGGCTGGCTGATTGACAACGAAGACCGAGCCCAGCCGTTAATCACTGCGCTGCAGTCAGTCGGCATCACGATCGCGTTGGATGATTTCGGTACGGGATATTCGAGTATCGGGTATCTTCGCAAATACCAATTCAGGCGACTTAAAATTGATAAATCTTTAGTGAATAATCTGATAGGGGATCAAAAAGCTCAATCCATAATTCAGGCAATCGTATTGCTGGCAGAAGGGCTTTCTCTCGCAGTGACCGCTGAAGGGGTGGAGAAAGAAGAACAAGCACGCATTCTTCACTTAATCGGATGCAGTAATCTTCAAGGATATCATTTCGGCAAGCCACAAAGCGCATCAGACATAGATTTACTTTGTGATAGGCCTAAATCCAGTAGGCCTCTTCTTGCGGATATCCGATAA